One window from the genome of Salvia splendens isolate huo1 chromosome 9, SspV2, whole genome shotgun sequence encodes:
- the LOC121746645 gene encoding probable sodium/metabolite cotransporter BASS3, chloroplastic: MSQIPSLSLQTTPKTLLLRHISASKSSIPVKANSFSPIPNAISRNYRDVKRGSLIAVGCSTSSPFIGRVGLHKREGNSTLLSFGAENTITAEDKSDGSQALSALLPVVVALTAVSALWKPSTFTWVSRELYAPALGGIMLSIGIRLSIDDFALAFKRPLPLSVGFIAQYVLKPALGVFIARAFGMSPMFYAGFVLMACVSGAQLSSYASFLSKGDVALSILLTSSSTIASVLVTPLLTGLLIGSVVPVDAVAMSKSILQVVLAPIALGLALNTYAKPVVSVLQPVMPFVAMVCTSLCIGSPLAINRSQILSAEGLRLVGPVLAFHAVAFTLGYWATKIQHLRLEEEVCRTISLCTGMQSSTLAGLLATQFLGSTQAVPPACSVVAMAIMGLCLASFWGNGYRIRDMLTCLVPRTGSPASA, encoded by the exons ATGTCCCAAATTCCAAGCCTCTCGCTCCAAACCACCCCCAAAACTCTGCTTCTCCGCCATATTTCCGCCTCCAAGAGCTCAATTCCCGTAAAAGCCAATTCCTTTTCTCCGATTCCAAACGCAATTTCGCGAAACTACCGAGACGTCAAACGTGGCTCTTTGATCGCCGTCGGTTGCTCAACTTCGTCTCCCTTCATAGGGAGGGTTGGGCTGCACAAACGTGAGGGAAATTCCACGCTGCTTTCATTCGGCGCCGAGAACACGATTACGGCGGAGGATAAATCCGATGGCTCTCAGGCTTTGTCGGCGCTGCTGCCGGTCGTCGTGGCTCTCACCGCCGTCTCCGCCCTTTGGAAGCCATCGACGTTCACTTG GGTGTCGCGAGAACTGTACGCTCCTGCACTTGGAGGAATCATGTTGTCTATTGGGATTCGACTCTCCATTGATGATTTTGCCCTAGCTTTTAAGAG ACCTTTACCACTATCCGTTGGATTTATAGCTCAATATGTTTTGAAGCCTGCCCTTGGTGTGTTCATCGCACGTGCCTTTGGGATGTCCCCGATGTTCTATGCTGGTTTCGTTTTGATGGCGTGTGTTTCAGGGGCACAGCTGTCTAGCTATGCCAGCTTCTTGAGCAAGGGAGATGTGGCCTTGAGCATCCTCTTGACCAGCTCCTCGACCATTGCCTCTGTTCTCGTCACTCCTCTTTTAACTGGCCTTCTTATTGGCTCTGTTGTCCCAGTCGATGCTGTGGCAATGTCAAAGTCGATTTTGCAG GTGGTTCTTGCTCCTATTGCTCTTGGCTTGGCGCTGAACACTTATGCCAAACCCGTTGTATCCGTTCTGCAACCCGTGATGCCATTTGTCGCGATGGTCTGCACTTCATTGTGCATTGGAAGTCCTCTTGCCATAAATAGGAGCCAAATCCTTTCAGCTGAGGGGCTGAGATTGGTTGGTCCAGTGCTGGCGTTTCATGCAGTTGCGTTTACCTTGGGATATTGGGCCACCAAGATTCAACATCTCAG GTTAGAAGAAGAAGTTTGCAGAACAATATCATTGTGCACAGGAATGCAGAGCTCGACCCTAGCAGGCCTTCTTGCAACTCAGTTTCTCGGAAGCACCCAAGCCGTGCCCCCAGCTTGCTCTGTTGTTGCCATGGCCATCATGGGCCTCTGCCTCGCCTCCTTCTGGGGTAACGGGTACAGAATCAGAGACATGCTGACATGCCTAGTCCCACGGACTGGTTCGCCTGCCAGTGCCTGA
- the LOC121748991 gene encoding serine carboxypeptidase-like 20: protein MKVLILIILTQIALSCNPALSAPDGSLVAKLPGFNGSFPSKHYSGYVTMNEKKLYYYFVESERNPSKDPVVLWLNGGPGCSSFDGFIYEHGPFNFSKEPHGGSPTLHLNPYSWSKVSSVIYLDSPAGVGFSYSANKTDYITGDLKTASDSHTFLLKWFELYPEYQNNPFYIAGESYAGIYVPTLAYEVANGIDAGVKPVLNLKGYLVGNGVADSVFDGNALVPFAHGMGLISDELFEAVNSECNGVYYNPTSQNCEIKLVKVHEAIGDLNIYDILEPCYHAPTSFIQLKNTNVPLSFRRLGETERSLPVRKRIFGRAWPYRAPVRDGHVPTWPQLLNGENVPCTDEEVADVWLNNEAVRKALHADSADLAGRWDLCTDRIEFSHDAGSMIKYHKNLTSRGYRALIYSGDHDMCVPFTGSEAWTRSIGYKTIDEWRPWYVRGQVSGFTQGYDYNLTFLTIKGAGHTVPEYKPLESLEFYSRFLATANI from the exons ATGAAAGTTTTGATTCTAATAATTTTGACACAAATAGCATTGAGCTGCAATCCAGCTTTATCTGCGCCTGATGGCAGTCTTGTTGCAAAGCTCCCTGGTTTCAATGGCAGCTTCCCTTCCAAACACTATTCTGG GTATGTGACCATGAATGAGAAGAAATTGTATTACTATTTTGTGGAGTCTGAGAGGAATCCATCTAAGGATCCTGTTGTCCTCTGGCTCAATGGCGGTCCGGGTTGCTCAAGCTTTGATGGCTTCATCTACGAGCATG GCCCCTTCAATTTTTCCAAGGAGCCACATGGTGGCTCTCCCACCCTGCATCTCAACCCATACAGTTGGTCCAAG GTCTCCAGTGTGATATATCTAGACTCCCCGGCTGGCGTTGGATTCTCTTACTCAGCAAACAAAACTGATTACATTACCGGAGACCTTAAAACTGCGTCCGACTCTCATACATTTCTCCTCAAG TGGTTTGAGCTCTATCCGGAATACCAGAACAACCCGTTCTACATAGCGGGAGAATCATATGCAGGAATATACGTTCCAACTTTGGCTTATGAAGTAGCTAATG GAATTGATGCCGGTGTGAAGCCTGTCCTCAACCTCAAG GGGTACTTGGTGGGAAACGGAGTTGCTGACAGTGTGTTTGATGGCAATGCTCTCGTACCATTCGCTCATGGAATGGGCCTTATCTCCGATGAGCTCTTTGAG GCAGTCAACTCAGAATGCAACGGTGTTTACTACAATCCGACGAGCCAGAACTGTGAGATCAAACTTGTCAAAGTTCATGAA GCTATCGGCGATCTAAACATATACGACATACTTGAGCCGTGCTATCATGCCCCGACAAGTTTCATTCAGCTCAAGAACACGAATGTGCCCCTAAGCTTCAGGAGATTAGGTGAGACAGAAAGGTCTCTACCCGTTAGAAAAAGGATTTTCGGGCGTGCATGGCCTTATCGAGCTCCAGTTAGAGACGGACATGTCCCTACATGGCCTCAACTTCTAAATGGTGAAAATGTCCCTTGTACG GATGAGGAGGTTGCGGACGTATGGTTGAACAACGAAGCAGTTAGGAAGGCACTTCACGCTGACAGC GCAGACCTAGCCGGAAGGTGGGATCTTTGCACGGACCGGATTGAATTTAGCCATGATGCTGGGAGCATGATCAAGTATCACAAGAACCTCACATCACGCGGGTATCGTGCCCTCATATACAG TGGAGATCATGATATGTGTGTCCCATTTACCGGAAGTGAAGCTTGGACAAGATCAATCGGATACAAGACTATTGATGAGTGGAGGCCTTGGTATGTGAGAGGCCAAGTTAGTGG GTTCACTCAGGGCTATGACTACAATCTCACTTTCCTCACCATAAAG GGGGCTGGGCACACTGTGCCGGAATACAAGCCACTCGAGTCGTTGGAGTTCTATTCACGCTTCCTAGCTACCGCGAATATTTGA
- the LOC121749752 gene encoding dicamba O-demethylase, ferredoxin component-like, which produces MAISTLQKLASQISKSPSLSLSSRAVIARTSATSAARTTSAKVSDRIINLSAIDPDGNKQDVIGLTGQTLLKALANKGLIDPASHRLEEIDACSAECEVHIAQEWLDKLPPQSDDEQYVLRKYSNRNSRNRVVNKHARLGCQVVLTPELQGMVVAVPEAKPWDTP; this is translated from the coding sequence ATGGCGATCTCCACTCTCCAGAAACTCGCCTCCCAAATTTCCAAATcaccctctctctccctctcctcccgCGCTGTAATTGCGCGCACCTCCGCCACATCCGCCGCGCGCACCACCTCCGCGAAAGTATCCGATCGGATCATCAATCTCAGCGCCATCGACCCCGACGGCAACAAACAAGACGTGATTGGGCTCACCGGCCAGACTCTGCTCAAGGCACTGGCCAACAAGGGGTTAATCGACCCCGCGTCGCACCGCCTGGAGGAGATCGACGCCTGCTCCGCCGAGTGCGAGGTGCACATCGCGCAGGAGTGGCTCGACAAGCTGCCGCCGCAGTCCGACGATGAGCAGTACGTGTTGAGGAAATACTCAAATCGCAATTCGAGGAATCGCGTTGTGAACAAGCACGCGAGGCTTGGATGTCAGGTGGTTTTGACGCCGGAATTGCAGGGTATGGTGGTCGCCGTCCCTGAGGCGAAGCCCTGGGACACTCCGTAA
- the LOC121749750 gene encoding uncharacterized protein LOC121749750, translating to MSSTTSVHVTALDGLVNVNSLFTIAVFVGLSLATPGQHSLENRSGCDAGVDIAKKLLVFEVVSFSFFLFSSLVAQGLKLAINLLNSKDVDEIFRAHINLKVLRFGMMASAIGSVMGCLFLMLSMVNVIQIRLGMLSCGSRSAVHAVAALIILVTCALLVYISTAVYAFLH from the coding sequence ATGTCGTCCACCACGAGCGTCCACGTGACGGCTCTCGACGGCCTGGTGAACGTGAACTCCCTCTTCACCATCGCCGTATTCGTGGGGCTCTCTCTTGCGACGCCGGGGCAGCACAGCCTCGAGAACCGGTCGGGCTGTGACGCCGGCGTGGACATTGCGAAGAAGCTGCTGGTGTTCGAGGTGGTTTCGTTCAGCTTCTTCCTGTTCTCGTCGCTGGTGGCTCAGGGGCTGAAATTGGCGATCAATTTGCTGAACAGCAAGGACGTGGACGAGATATTTAGGGCTCACATAAATCTGAAGGTGCTGAGATTTGGGATGATGGCGTCGGCGATTGGATCGGTGATGGGATGCTTGTTCCTGATGCTGTCGATGGTGAATGTGATTCAGATCAGGCTGGGGATGCTTTCGTGTGGGAGCAGATCGGCCGTGCACGCTGTGGCGGCGTTGATTATTTTGGTGACTTGTGCTCTTCTGGTTTACATCTCTACCGCCGTCTATGCTTTCCTGCACTGA
- the LOC121749749 gene encoding L-ascorbate oxidase homolog, producing the protein MGSIRRTAPSLVALPLLCLLAVANAGDPYLFFEWHVTYGTISPLGVPQQGILVNGQFPGPEINCTSNNNIVVNVFNEIDEPLLFTWAGIQQRKNSWQDGTPGTMCPILPGQNYTYQFQVKDQIGSYIYFPTTALHRASGGMGMIKVHSRELIPVPFDNPAEEHSILLGDWYNKGHKTIKRILDSGRSIGKPNGIQINGKSAKVGDAAVEPLVTVEAGKTYRLRVCNVGMRLTVNFRIQGHTMKLVEMEGSHTVQNVYDSMDIHVGQCMSVLVTSNQTPKDYYFVASSRFSKQVLTSVATIRYANGNGPASPELPPPPPENSAGIAWSMNQFRSFRWNLTASAARPNPQGSYHYGQINITRTIKLSNSRQVVEGKLRFAVNGVSHVDGETPLKLAEYFGKADQVFKYDLVKDEAEQGVHKVVVAPSVKNATFRNFVEIIFENKEKTVQTWHLDGYSFFAVAIEPGTWTPEKRKNYNLLDAVSRHTVQVYPNSWAAIMTTLDNAGMWNLRSEMRERAYLGQQFYFSVVSPEFSLRDEYNLPVGQELCGVVKDLPRLALYT; encoded by the coding sequence atggGCTCCATTAGGAGGACAGCCCCATCCCTTGTGGCTCTGCCTCTTCTATGCCTATTGGCAGTTGCCAACGCCGGCGATCCATATCTATTCTTCGAGTGGCACGTCACCTATGGTACCATCTCTCCGTTGGGCGTCCCTCAGCAAGGCATCCTCGTCAACGGCCAGTTCCCCGGCCCGGAGATCAACTGCACCTCCAACAACAACATTGTTGTCAACGTCTTCAATGAGATCGATGAGCCTCTCCTCTTCACCTGGGCCGGCATCCAGCAGAGGAAGAACTCGTGGCAGGATGGAACTCCGGGCACCATGTGCCCGATCCTCCCCGGCCAGAACTACACCTACCAGTTCCAAGTCAAGGACCAGATAGGTAGTTACATTTACTTCCCCACCACTGCCCTTCACCGTGCCTCGGGGGGCATGGGCATGATCAAGGTCCACAGCCGTGAACTCATCCCAGTACCCTTTGATAACCCGGCAGAGGAGCATTCTATCCTCCTCGGGGACTGGTACAACAAGGGCCACAAGACAATCAAACGCATTCTTGACTCCGGCCGATCCATTGGCAAACCCAACGGCATTCAGATCAACGGAAAGTCTGCTAAAGTCGGAGATGCTGCTGTTGAGCCACTCGTCACCGTGGAGGCCGGAAAGACTTACAGGTTGAGGGTGTGCAACGTCGGGATGAGGCTGACTGTCAACTTCCGTATCCAGGGCCACACGATGAAACTAGTAGAGATGGAGGGATCACATACGGTTCAGAACGTGTACGACTCGATGGATATCCACGTCGGCCAATGCATGTCCGTCTTGGTCACCTCTAATCAAACCCCCAAGGACTATTACTTTGTTGCTTCCAGCCGCTTCTCCAAGCAAGTTCTCACATCCGTGGCCACCATCCGCTACGCCAATGGCAACGGGCCTGCCTCCCCTGAACTTCCACCACCCCCTCCCGAGAACTCTGCCGGCATTGCATGGTCCATGAACCAGTTCCGCTCCTTCAGGTGGAACCTGACCGCCAGCGCCGCCCGCCCCAACCCACAGGGATCATACCACTACGGGCAGATCAACATCACCCGCACTATCAAGCTCTCTAACTCCCGCCAAGTTGTGGAAGGCAAGCTCCGGTTTGCTGTCAACGGCGTCTCGCACGTGGATGGCGAAACCCCACTGAAACTGGCAGAGTACTTCGGGAAGGCGGACCAGGTGTTCAAATACGATCTCGTGAAGGACGAGGCAGAACAAGGGGTTCACAAAGTTGTGGTGGCACCCAGCGTGAAGAACGCAACCTTCAGGAACTTTGTGGAGATCATCTTCGAGAACAAGGAGAAGACTGTCCAGACATGGCACTTGGATGGATACTCGTTCTTCGCGGTTGCCATTGAGCCCGGTACGTGGACCCCCGAGAAGAGGAAGAACTACAATCTTTTGGATGCAGTGAGCAGGCATACCGTACAAGTGTACCCCAACTCATGGGCTGCAATCATGACCACTCTTGACAATGCTGGTATGTGGAACCTGAGGTCTGAAATGAGGGAGAGGGCATATTTGGGACAGCAGTTCTACTTTAGCGTTGTCTCGCCAGAATTCTCGTTGAGGGATGAGTACAACCTCCCTGTTGGACAGGAACTCTGCGGCGTTGTCAAGGATCTGCCCAGGCTTGCCCTGTACActtaa